Genomic window (Candidatus Sulfotelmatobacter sp.):
AGTGGACGCCCAGGAACGGAAATTCGGGGTCGGGCACGGGGTAGATGTTGCCGCGCACCAGGTCCGACTTCTCGGGCCGCAAGATCAGGTAGTCGCCGCGGAACGGAACGATCTTCGGATCGCGCGCGCCGCCGGTCATCTTCGCCAGCACGTCGCTCTGCAGGCCGCCGCAGGTGATGACGGCCTTGGCTTGGATCTCGCCTTTGGGCGTGCGCAGCACGGTGACGCCGCCGCGCCGCGCGATGCCGGTGACGGTGTGCTCGAGGAACATGTCGGCGCCGGCTTCGCGCGCGTCCTCGCCGTAGCTGCGCGCCACGCTGCCCCAGTCGACGATGCCGGTCACCGGTGAGAAGATCGCCTTGATCCCGCGGCAGTGCGGTTCGCGGGCCGCGATCTGCGCCGCGTCGAGGTACTCGAGGTTCTCGATTCCGTTCTGCACGCCGCGCGCCATCAGGTCGTCGAGCCGTCCCAGCTCCGACTCCTCGGTGGCGACGATCAGCTTGCCGACCTGTTTGTACTCGATGCCCTTGGCCTCGCAGTACGCCCAGGCCAGCTTGCGGCCCTCGACGCACAGCTTGGCTTTGAGCGAGCCGGGCTTGTAGTAGATGCCGGAGTGGATGACGCCGCTGTTGTGGCCGGTCTGGTGCTTGCTCCAGACCGCTTCCTTCTCGACGTTCGCGACGCGCAGCTTGGGATGACGCAGCAGCAGCTCGCGCGTGGTCGCGAGCCCGACGATGCCTCCGCCGACGACGGCGATGTCGTACACCATGATCGTCGCGTATTCTCGCCGATCCGGAAGCGGCCCGCTACGACGTTCCACGACCGAGCGCGCGCGTCGAGGAGGTCCCGCCAGCGGCAGGCGCATAGGCTCGCGGTGAGATGACCACGACCGCCGCACCCCGCACCCTGCCGCCGTTCCGCAACGAGCCGATTCGCGACTTCTCCGATCCCGCCGACCGCGCGTCGCTGGAGGCCGCGCTGGCGCGCGCGCACGACGAGCTTGGCCGCCGCTGGCCGCTGGTGATCGACGGCCGGCGCGTCCACGGTGAGCGAACGATCGCCTCGCGCAACCCGGCTCGGCCCAGCCAAGTGATCGGCGAGGTCGACGAGGCGACGCCGGCGCAGGTCTCCGAGGCACTCGACGTCGCGACCGCCCGCTTCGAGAGCTGGAAGCGCACGACGTTCGCCGAGCGGGCCGAGTTCTTGCTGCGCGCCGCGGCCCACATCCGCGGCGCCAAGGACGACTGGAACGCCCTGCTGGTGCTCGAGGTCGGCAAGCCGTGGATCGAGGCCGACGCCGACACCGCCGAGGCGATCGACTTCCTGGAGTTCTACGCGCGCGAGGCGATCCGGCTGGCGACCCCGCCGCCGCTCACGCCGATCGCCGGCGAGCGCAACCGGCTGGTCTACCTGCCGCTGGGGGTCGGGGTCGTGCTGCCGCCCTGGAACTTCGCCTTCGCGATCATGGCCGGCATGAGCGCCGCGGCCGTCGTCGCCGGCAACACCGTGGTCCTCAAGCCCTCGCCGGACGCGGCGGTCATCGCGGCCCGCTTCGTCGATCTCATGCACGAGCTGGGCTTGCCGCCGGGCGTGCTCAACTTCGTCCCCGGCGACGGGCCGACGGTCGGCGAGGCGCTGGTCACCGACCCGCGCACGCGTTTCGTCTCGTTCACCGGCTCGAAAGCGGTCGGGCTGCGGATCAACGAGCTGGCGGCCAAGACGCCGCCCGGCCAGCGCTGGATCAAGCGCGTGGTCGCCGAGCTGGGCGGCAAGGACGCGATCGTCGTCGCCGACGACGCGGACCTCGACGCCGCGGTGGCGGGCGTGGTCGCCGCTGCCTACGGGTTCTCGGGCCAGAAGTGCTCGGCGTGCTCGCGGGCGATCGTCGACGCCGCCGTCTACGACGCGTTCCTCGAGAAGCTGGTCCCGGCGGTCAAGGGGCTGACGATCGGCGACCCGGCGCAGCCCGGCACCGTCGTCGGGCCGGTCATCAACGAGAAGGCGGTCCAGAAGATCGCCGACTACATGCAGCTGGGCCAGGCCGAGGGCCGGCTGCTGACCGGCGGCAAGCGTGCCGCCGGCGAGGGCTACTTCCTCGAGCCGACCGTGATCGCCGACGTCGACCCCCGCGCCCGCATCGCCCAAGAGGAGATCTTCGGGCCGGTGCTGGCCGTCATCAAAGCCCGGGACTACGACGACGCGCTGCGGATCGCCAACGACACCGAGTTCGGCCTGACCGGCGCGGTCTACACCCGGTCGGCCGAGCGCCTGGAGCGGGCCGAAGCCGATTTCTTCGTCGGCAACCTGTACCTCAACCGCAAGTGCACCGGCGCCTTGGTCGGCGGGCAACCGTTCGGCGGCTTCAAGCTCAGCGGTACCGACTCCAAGGCCGGCGGCCACGACTACCTCTTGCTGTTCACCCAGGGCAAGTCGATCTCGGAGAAGGTCGGCGCGCGGGACGGGGGCGAGCGGGCAGCCGGATTGGCCTGATGTCGGGCAGGCAGGCGTGTGCTCTGGCCCACCTGCTGTGGACAAGCCCGTGGATAAGTCCCCCGTCGAGCCGTTGACATGCTGGACGCGGAGTGGTAGTCTATCCGTCGTTGACTCTGACGCCTCGCTCCTACGGTGCGGTCAGTGATCCGGTCCGAAATGGGCCTGGCGGCAGCGTCCGTTCCTTGAAAACTGAACAGTGCAGTAGCGCATAAGTCTGTGGGTCTCCGCCCCGGCGATGATGCGCGGCTCCGAAAGGACCGCGTTTTTGTTTGCCCGGGAACGAGATTTTAAGATTCGGACCGCGGCTCTTCCGGCTCCACCGGATGTCCGCACCAGGTTCGGATCTCGTACAAGATTAGTGCTGAACCGCCGCGCGCTGAGCGCGACGGTGTGGCCCG
Coding sequences:
- the lhgO gene encoding L-2-hydroxyglutarate oxidase, whose protein sequence is MVYDIAVVGGGIVGLATTRELLLRHPKLRVANVEKEAVWSKHQTGHNSGVIHSGIYYKPGSLKAKLCVEGRKLAWAYCEAKGIEYKQVGKLIVATEESELGRLDDLMARGVQNGIENLEYLDAAQIAAREPHCRGIKAIFSPVTGIVDWGSVARSYGEDAREAGADMFLEHTVTGIARRGGVTVLRTPKGEIQAKAVITCGGLQSDVLAKMTGGARDPKIVPFRGDYLILRPEKSDLVRGNIYPVPDPEFPFLGVHFTPRMDGSIWLGPNAVLAFAREGYSFFTINPPELWDALTYPGFFKLATKYWKTGAEEMYRDLVRSAYVGALQRYIPELQPEDCLPGPSGVRAQAMAADGSLVDDFVFEGSGGVVHVRNAPSPAATSSLAIGKHIADDAESRFGLGKALAV
- the pruA gene encoding L-glutamate gamma-semialdehyde dehydrogenase, with translation MTTTAAPRTLPPFRNEPIRDFSDPADRASLEAALARAHDELGRRWPLVIDGRRVHGERTIASRNPARPSQVIGEVDEATPAQVSEALDVATARFESWKRTTFAERAEFLLRAAAHIRGAKDDWNALLVLEVGKPWIEADADTAEAIDFLEFYAREAIRLATPPPLTPIAGERNRLVYLPLGVGVVLPPWNFAFAIMAGMSAAAVVAGNTVVLKPSPDAAVIAARFVDLMHELGLPPGVLNFVPGDGPTVGEALVTDPRTRFVSFTGSKAVGLRINELAAKTPPGQRWIKRVVAELGGKDAIVVADDADLDAAVAGVVAAAYGFSGQKCSACSRAIVDAAVYDAFLEKLVPAVKGLTIGDPAQPGTVVGPVINEKAVQKIADYMQLGQAEGRLLTGGKRAAGEGYFLEPTVIADVDPRARIAQEEIFGPVLAVIKARDYDDALRIANDTEFGLTGAVYTRSAERLERAEADFFVGNLYLNRKCTGALVGGQPFGGFKLSGTDSKAGGHDYLLLFTQGKSISEKVGARDGGERAAGLA